One genomic segment of Candidatus Eremiobacterota bacterium includes these proteins:
- the secA gene encoding preprotein translocase subunit SecA, with the protein MQIDRIPGSQGTGGITPLRDGASKPSATGGDEPSPRGAGDSFTPASPQPAGEKPHRVRNRKAAEDKAPVHAPPSPPAKAAPPPPTAIATLEEPSLVSRVESAVSSAVHRVMEYLTGAHGISYYRDITASINALEPQVASLSDRELQAKTGEFKARIAALEAAGKTREEALGEIMPEAYAVMREADKRVLNMRPFDEQVMAGVACYEGAIVEQKTGEGKTLMETLPVYLNAIAGKGVHVVTANEYLASRDAEWMGKALQFMGISVGVIKQDMTTEERIAANRADVTYGTNDEFGFQYLRDNLTHDRETRVGRDLKEVFALVDEVDSILIDEARTPLIISRQSGGEQPPYELFSEMARYLAEGKDYAVDRKNHSTVLTEAGTAHVEKMLGVDNLYGEDNLHMVSFVRNAVTAKALYRNNVDYVVKNGEVVIVDEFTGRLQPGRRYSEGLHEAIEAREGVPVRPGTETLAMITYQNYFKLYGRLAGMTGTAQTASQEFGEVFGKNVVVIPTHKPVARQDLPDLIYKTEREKFNAIADNIVSLHRRGQPVLIGTRSIERSELLSALLKERGIPHQVLNAKNHTDEAAIIAQAGRPGMVTVATNMAGRGVDIRLGGDPEKLALEESRGGKISYADALAKFKGVCDEAKEQVKGLGGLAVIGSERHEDRRVDDQLRGRAGRQGDPGVSQFYVSLEDELMRLFGGDKVKRLAEKLGFPNGEPIKNGFAAKAVEVAQKRCEERNLDIRKNLMRYDGVLNRQREVVYEDRDAVIGGSDLGTTVKDMMARAIEFIVEKHQEGAGKVTAGTQAAIDKDVAFLLDIQGSALDGRQFTKAQDLTKHCTDKALELYHRREEQFGREAMSAVLKDVFLSILDEGWITQQTALRDLREGIWLRGYGQEDPDLAYFKEAHTLFEEMKDGVATETVRSLFHIPPRLFQLRK; encoded by the coding sequence ATGCAGATTGACAGGATACCAGGGAGCCAGGGCACAGGCGGAATCACCCCGCTGAGGGACGGCGCTTCTAAGCCATCCGCAACGGGCGGCGATGAGCCTTCCCCCCGGGGGGCAGGCGACAGCTTTACGCCTGCTTCACCGCAGCCGGCAGGAGAGAAGCCCCACCGCGTCCGCAACAGGAAAGCCGCAGAGGATAAAGCCCCTGTGCATGCTCCTCCCTCTCCCCCCGCCAAGGCGGCGCCTCCTCCTCCCACGGCTATTGCCACCCTGGAGGAGCCCTCCCTTGTATCAAGGGTCGAATCCGCGGTGAGCTCAGCGGTTCACCGGGTAATGGAATATCTCACCGGCGCCCATGGCATTTCTTACTACAGAGATATTACCGCGTCGATCAATGCCCTTGAGCCCCAGGTGGCCTCACTTTCCGACAGGGAGCTCCAGGCAAAGACCGGCGAGTTCAAGGCGCGCATCGCCGCGCTCGAAGCGGCGGGGAAGACCCGGGAAGAGGCTCTTGGCGAGATCATGCCCGAAGCCTATGCCGTGATGCGCGAAGCCGATAAAAGAGTTCTGAACATGCGCCCCTTTGACGAGCAGGTGATGGCAGGCGTGGCGTGCTACGAGGGAGCCATCGTGGAGCAGAAGACAGGCGAAGGCAAGACCCTCATGGAGACCCTGCCGGTGTACCTCAATGCCATTGCGGGCAAAGGAGTTCACGTGGTGACGGCCAACGAGTACCTTGCCTCGCGAGATGCCGAATGGATGGGCAAAGCCCTCCAGTTCATGGGGATCTCCGTCGGCGTCATAAAACAGGATATGACGACAGAGGAGCGCATAGCGGCGAACAGGGCAGATGTCACTTACGGCACCAATGACGAGTTCGGCTTCCAGTACCTGAGGGACAACCTCACCCACGACAGGGAGACAAGGGTGGGAAGAGATCTCAAGGAAGTCTTTGCCCTTGTCGATGAGGTGGACAGCATACTCATCGACGAGGCCCGCACGCCCCTCATCATCTCGAGGCAGAGCGGCGGGGAGCAGCCTCCCTACGAGCTCTTTTCCGAGATGGCCCGCTACCTTGCCGAGGGGAAGGACTACGCTGTTGACAGGAAAAACCACTCGACGGTTCTCACCGAGGCCGGCACGGCCCATGTGGAGAAGATGCTCGGCGTGGACAACCTTTACGGCGAAGACAATCTCCACATGGTCTCCTTCGTGAGGAATGCCGTGACTGCCAAAGCTCTCTACCGCAATAATGTTGACTACGTGGTGAAGAACGGCGAGGTCGTCATCGTTGACGAGTTCACCGGCAGGCTCCAGCCGGGAAGGCGCTACAGCGAAGGCCTCCACGAGGCAATCGAGGCCAGGGAGGGCGTTCCCGTGAGGCCCGGAACAGAGACCCTCGCGATGATCACCTACCAGAATTATTTCAAGCTCTACGGCAGGCTTGCGGGCATGACCGGCACGGCCCAGACGGCGAGCCAGGAATTTGGAGAGGTATTCGGGAAAAACGTCGTCGTCATCCCCACCCACAAGCCTGTCGCAAGGCAGGACCTGCCGGACCTCATCTATAAGACTGAGCGCGAGAAATTCAATGCCATTGCCGATAATATCGTGTCGCTCCACCGCAGGGGCCAGCCGGTCCTCATAGGCACAAGGTCCATCGAGAGGTCGGAGCTTCTCTCGGCTTTATTAAAGGAGCGGGGGATACCCCACCAGGTCCTCAATGCCAAAAACCATACCGACGAGGCGGCCATCATCGCCCAGGCCGGAAGGCCCGGCATGGTCACGGTGGCCACCAACATGGCGGGCCGGGGCGTTGACATCAGGCTAGGCGGCGACCCTGAAAAGCTGGCGCTGGAAGAGAGCAGGGGAGGAAAGATCTCCTATGCCGACGCGCTTGCAAAGTTCAAAGGGGTCTGTGACGAGGCCAAGGAGCAGGTGAAAGGCCTGGGAGGGCTTGCCGTAATCGGCTCAGAGCGCCACGAGGACCGGAGGGTTGACGATCAGCTCAGGGGAAGGGCCGGACGCCAGGGCGATCCCGGCGTCTCGCAGTTCTATGTCTCGCTGGAAGATGAGCTGATGCGCCTTTTCGGCGGCGACAAGGTGAAGCGCCTGGCGGAGAAGCTGGGCTTCCCGAATGGCGAGCCCATAAAGAACGGTTTTGCCGCAAAGGCCGTCGAGGTAGCCCAGAAGCGCTGCGAGGAGAGGAACCTTGACATAAGGAAGAACCTGATGCGTTACGACGGCGTGCTGAACAGGCAGCGCGAGGTCGTGTACGAAGACCGGGACGCCGTCATTGGAGGGAGCGACCTGGGCACCACCGTCAAGGACATGATGGCACGGGCCATAGAGTTCATAGTAGAGAAGCACCAGGAAGGGGCGGGCAAGGTCACCGCCGGGACTCAGGCCGCCATTGACAAAGACGTGGCATTCCTGCTGGATATCCAGGGGAGCGCCCTTGACGGCCGCCAGTTCACCAAGGCCCAGGACCTCACGAAGCACTGCACTGACAAGGCCCTTGAGCTTTACCACCGTCGCGAGGAGCAGTTCGGCAGGGAGGCGATGAGTGCCGTTCTGAAGGATGTCTTCCTCTCAATCCTCGACGAGGGCTGGATCACCCAGCAGACCGCCCTCCGCGACCTCCGCGAGGGAATATGGCTCCGCGGCTACGGCCAGGAGGATCCCGACCTCGCTTACTTTAAAGAGGCCCACACCCTGTTCGAAGAGATGAAGGACGGTGTGGCCACCGAGACGGTGCGGTCCCTTTTCCATATTCCTCCGAGACTTTTTCAGTTGAGAAAATAA
- a CDS encoding radical SAM protein, producing MAFDSAEFTLAGYQECRDLLGRAPWAYGEESLRGAVLEEALLEPSPFAFLFKGKGYHALYHSLTLRKLYGDRQLAACLSPPHRPRMLGEYLTLLRSAESSDPFGTAGLLIENGFLVPAGGRESDLLAAWRHNPRFLSPAISLMYLLSTNDCNLRCRYCSVESKQRKPTSFPFSFMDPATARAGIDLFAGLLPAGVLEPKVIYYGGEPFLNRETFLASLAYIRERERQGAFQDRPVEVSIVSNGTLIDEDLARELKRFSVNVSVSLDGMARHHDAMRVYRDGRGSWEDAVRGYRLIVKHLGRCGISCTLGPHNYRDAEEIAEYFATRLECRGLGFNILKGLPPGNDLEVPASEVTEEIIRAFKVLRRFGIYEDRIMRKVKSFVNEEPWVHDCGGYGGQIALCADGFLGPCQIAADDHRFLWGHVSEKDIGSRILHGELTGCWARRTPLLMEQCRDCVGLGICGGGCADEAAVKHGDIYALDEAFCSHCKTLIAWMMDDLAAQLFPRREAQGVHLPVRKASLTGSAGHCPSCG from the coding sequence ATGGCCTTTGACAGCGCTGAATTCACCCTTGCCGGATATCAGGAGTGCCGCGATCTGCTGGGGCGGGCGCCCTGGGCTTACGGAGAGGAGAGCCTCAGGGGCGCCGTTCTGGAAGAGGCTCTTTTAGAGCCCTCTCCCTTTGCCTTTCTTTTCAAGGGCAAAGGCTATCATGCACTCTATCACTCCCTTACCCTCAGGAAGCTCTATGGCGACAGGCAGCTTGCGGCCTGTCTTTCCCCTCCTCATCGGCCCCGGATGCTGGGAGAATACCTCACCCTGCTCAGGAGCGCCGAAAGCTCCGATCCCTTCGGGACGGCGGGTCTTCTTATCGAGAATGGCTTCCTTGTGCCTGCCGGGGGGAGGGAGAGTGATCTCCTTGCCGCCTGGAGGCACAATCCCCGCTTTCTCTCACCCGCCATAAGCCTCATGTATCTTCTCTCCACCAACGACTGCAACCTGAGGTGCCGTTACTGCTCGGTGGAGAGCAAGCAGAGGAAGCCCACCTCATTCCCGTTCAGCTTCATGGATCCTGCCACTGCCCGTGCCGGGATTGACCTCTTTGCCGGCCTTCTCCCTGCAGGCGTTCTGGAGCCGAAAGTCATATACTACGGCGGCGAGCCCTTTCTCAACAGGGAGACTTTTCTGGCTTCACTTGCCTACATAAGAGAGAGGGAGCGCCAGGGAGCCTTTCAGGACCGGCCTGTCGAGGTCTCGATAGTGAGCAACGGCACCCTTATTGATGAGGACCTGGCCAGGGAGCTGAAGCGCTTTTCCGTAAACGTCTCGGTCTCCCTTGACGGCATGGCGCGCCATCACGATGCCATGAGAGTTTACCGCGACGGGAGAGGATCGTGGGAGGACGCAGTGAGGGGGTACAGGCTCATCGTGAAGCACCTTGGCCGCTGCGGCATCTCATGCACCCTTGGGCCCCATAACTACAGGGACGCCGAGGAGATAGCCGAGTATTTCGCCACACGCCTTGAGTGCCGGGGCCTGGGCTTCAACATTCTCAAGGGCCTTCCTCCCGGCAATGACCTGGAAGTGCCGGCTTCGGAGGTGACAGAGGAGATAATCAGGGCCTTCAAGGTTTTAAGGCGCTTCGGCATCTATGAAGACCGTATCATGCGCAAAGTGAAGTCCTTTGTCAACGAGGAGCCCTGGGTCCACGACTGCGGCGGTTACGGAGGCCAGATTGCCCTCTGCGCCGACGGCTTCCTCGGCCCCTGCCAGATAGCTGCCGATGATCACCGCTTTCTCTGGGGCCACGTGAGCGAGAAAGACATCGGCAGCCGCATTCTCCATGGCGAGCTTACAGGATGCTGGGCAAGAAGGACGCCGCTTTTGATGGAGCAGTGCCGGGACTGCGTGGGGCTCGGCATATGCGGCGGCGGCTGTGCCGACGAGGCGGCCGTCAAGCATGGCGACATCTATGCTCTTGACGAGGCTTTCTGCAGCCACTGCAAAACCTTGATCGCATGGATGATGGACGATCTTGCCGCGCAGCTTTTTCCGCGCCGGGAAGCACAAGGTGTGCATCTTCCGGTAAGAAAGGCGTCGCTCACAGGCTCCGCGGGGCATTGTCCTTCCTGCGGGTAA
- a CDS encoding response regulator — protein MSETMPSVLLITHDSETVESITDMLMEVMKVTSMGLFDDALQHLRSEPCDVIIMDFLLPGISGVPALEKLREACPRHPVVILMESDQNETALAALKAGARDFCIKKNLTGVLLRHVIKRVTLLQSLSREHEETIEKEAREHELQGLERLSSLHHRCIASRVLGIADLSEALPGPFEELVNEYEASVRLAMDERFYRLDHNVASKLRELGDCLGMYRAGPRDVMDIHIHAMSKIIRESTTQQKFQTCIDEGRVALARLMGYLTLFYRNMSLYLNPPSPCGRGKTDGR, from the coding sequence ATGTCAGAGACTATGCCTTCTGTCCTTCTTATCACCCATGACTCCGAGACGGTGGAGTCGATAACCGATATGCTCATGGAGGTGATGAAGGTCACCTCCATGGGACTGTTTGACGATGCCCTCCAGCACCTCAGGAGCGAGCCATGTGATGTCATAATAATGGACTTCCTCCTTCCTGGCATATCAGGGGTGCCGGCCCTGGAAAAGCTGAGGGAAGCCTGCCCCCGGCATCCGGTGGTGATCCTCATGGAGAGCGACCAGAATGAGACAGCCCTCGCAGCTCTCAAGGCAGGTGCCCGGGACTTCTGCATCAAGAAAAACCTCACAGGCGTCCTCTTAAGGCATGTGATAAAGCGCGTCACCCTCCTGCAGAGCCTCAGCAGGGAGCATGAAGAGACCATAGAAAAAGAAGCCCGGGAGCATGAGCTCCAGGGGCTTGAGCGCCTTTCCTCGCTGCACCACAGATGCATCGCCTCCAGGGTCTTGGGGATTGCCGATCTCTCCGAGGCCCTCCCGGGGCCCTTCGAAGAGCTGGTGAACGAATACGAGGCCTCGGTGCGGCTTGCCATGGACGAGCGCTTCTACAGGCTCGATCACAACGTTGCCTCCAAGCTCAGGGAGCTCGGTGACTGCCTGGGGATGTACAGAGCGGGCCCCCGGGACGTCATGGACATCCACATCCATGCGATGAGTAAAATCATCAGGGAGTCAACGACGCAGCAGAAATTCCAGACCTGCATTGACGAGGGGAGAGTGGCCCTGGCGAGGCTCATGGGGTACCTCACGCTCTTCTACAGGAACATGTCCCTTTACCTGAACCCTCCCTCGCCCTGTGGCCGCGGAAAAACCGATGGACGGTGA
- a CDS encoding adenosine deaminase family protein, with amino-acid sequence MDRIGTAGGQGYHPVASSQGKAHHEDPCRESDRIELSGERCARVEADEALLEKAIARLPKVDIHRHLDGAIRPQTILRVAGKYGIPLPAHTAETLKPYVCVTDKDKTLTDFLKKFDIISQLFVTPEAVKDISRQCVLDAKEENIKAMELRFSPEIMAAPAGLDLREVMDAVIEGVREGEKETGIVVSLTSVIPRHGGVINAKMMEDLTEEYVKKGALQWEKESSGGLSAPSGFGKFTSLDLACDESKFPADPYAPVFAESAQEGIHRTLHAGEARGAESVRVALHECQAERIGHGVRVFEDPELTREIVEKGIPLEMCPTSNVQTGAVSSLAGHPLKKFYDMGGKATINTDDPAVCDTDLNKEYLKAIKDMGCSLRDVENMIVYAIDAMFLPPALKGILHREIVKEINLVNSRL; translated from the coding sequence ATGGACAGAATTGGCACCGCAGGCGGCCAGGGCTATCATCCCGTCGCCTCTTCACAGGGCAAGGCGCATCATGAGGATCCCTGCCGGGAATCTGACAGAATTGAGCTTTCAGGTGAAAGGTGCGCCCGGGTCGAGGCCGATGAAGCTCTTCTCGAAAAGGCCATAGCACGGCTTCCCAAGGTGGATATACACCGCCATCTCGACGGCGCCATAAGGCCCCAGACCATCCTCAGGGTGGCCGGGAAATACGGGATTCCCCTCCCTGCCCACACGGCGGAGACCCTCAAGCCCTATGTCTGCGTCACCGACAAGGACAAGACCCTCACTGACTTTCTTAAGAAATTTGACATCATAAGCCAGCTCTTTGTGACGCCCGAGGCGGTAAAGGATATAAGCAGGCAGTGCGTGCTTGATGCGAAGGAGGAGAACATCAAGGCCATGGAGCTCCGCTTCTCGCCCGAGATCATGGCGGCCCCGGCAGGCCTTGATCTGCGGGAGGTCATGGATGCCGTCATTGAAGGGGTGCGTGAAGGTGAGAAGGAAACAGGAATAGTGGTGAGCCTCACCTCTGTAATCCCGCGCCATGGCGGCGTCATCAACGCGAAAATGATGGAGGATCTTACCGAAGAGTATGTAAAGAAGGGCGCCCTTCAGTGGGAGAAGGAGTCCTCGGGCGGCCTCTCCGCTCCGTCAGGCTTCGGGAAGTTCACCAGCCTCGACCTGGCCTGTGATGAATCCAAGTTTCCCGCCGATCCCTATGCCCCTGTCTTTGCCGAATCGGCACAGGAAGGCATCCACCGCACCCTCCATGCCGGAGAGGCCCGGGGTGCCGAGAGCGTCAGGGTGGCGCTCCACGAGTGCCAGGCTGAGCGCATCGGCCATGGCGTGAGGGTTTTTGAAGACCCGGAGCTCACGCGGGAGATCGTGGAAAAGGGGATTCCCCTTGAGATGTGCCCCACGAGCAACGTGCAGACCGGCGCAGTCTCCTCCCTTGCCGGCCATCCCCTCAAGAAGTTCTATGACATGGGCGGCAAGGCCACCATCAATACCGACGATCCCGCCGTGTGCGACACCGATCTGAACAAGGAGTACCTGAAAGCCATAAAGGATATGGGGTGCTCTCTCCGCGATGTGGAAAATATGATTGTCTACGCCATCGATGCCATGTTCCTGCCGCCGGCCCTCAAGGGCATTCTCCACAGGGAGATTGTGAAGGAGATAAACCTCGTCAACAGCAGGCTCTGA
- a CDS encoding zinc ribbon domain-containing protein: MRKTRNALPPFESLWLMPGELPHLLSHYGIAGLKLPAGLEGASRNAPARTLLEIIGTSTGSEADALLREHLEALASPGASFGIWRSFHRREPALFRVYSHREKPSVLTMASLEGDGSLTVSYPFTADSLLDWLMAPVSAIERPPLTRGSFPGLPSPALKVLFAIADIFRNRYPLPEPAWEPREVFSFTGEEVAGEAADALEGRNSHSLIAGLTALKALPAEPLPTEAVEGYLLAFMGEGLLALETSAETERYIARSPFLWAIRCLAWWDVAFRAGPLEETGPGGEESLTVFMATGLWTLSSRKSGNASYSTLGVHGSGEAREMLSLVMAGLAAPSSGIPGAPAIAPCSPPAVHGERFCRQCGGSLTQGALFCRHCGKPIAPEGAERAYCIACGALLTAQARFCKKCGSPVSS; the protein is encoded by the coding sequence GTGAGAAAGACAAGAAATGCCCTTCCTCCCTTCGAGAGCCTCTGGCTCATGCCCGGAGAGCTTCCGCACCTGCTCTCCCATTACGGCATCGCCGGTCTGAAGCTTCCCGCAGGCCTGGAGGGAGCCTCCCGGAATGCGCCGGCAAGAACCCTCCTTGAAATCATTGGCACAAGCACCGGAAGCGAGGCCGACGCCCTTCTCAGGGAGCACCTTGAAGCATTGGCCTCGCCGGGAGCCTCCTTCGGTATATGGCGGAGCTTCCACAGGAGAGAGCCTGCCCTTTTCCGGGTTTACTCCCACAGGGAAAAACCCTCGGTGCTCACCATGGCCTCCCTGGAAGGTGACGGCTCCCTTACGGTCTCCTATCCATTCACCGCCGATTCCCTCCTGGATTGGCTCATGGCGCCGGTCTCAGCCATCGAAAGACCTCCCCTCACTCGGGGGAGCTTTCCCGGCCTCCCCTCACCTGCCCTCAAGGTCCTTTTTGCCATTGCCGATATATTCCGTAACAGATATCCATTGCCTGAACCTGCCTGGGAGCCCCGCGAGGTATTTTCCTTCACCGGTGAGGAAGTCGCCGGCGAGGCAGCCGACGCCCTTGAGGGAAGAAACAGCCACTCGCTGATAGCGGGGCTTACGGCACTGAAGGCACTCCCTGCTGAGCCCTTACCTACCGAAGCCGTGGAAGGGTACCTTCTTGCCTTCATGGGTGAAGGGCTTCTTGCCCTGGAAACGAGCGCGGAAACTGAGCGCTATATTGCCAGATCCCCCTTCCTCTGGGCGATACGCTGCCTGGCATGGTGGGACGTGGCCTTCAGGGCAGGGCCCCTTGAAGAGACCGGCCCCGGAGGAGAGGAAAGCCTTACGGTGTTTATGGCCACTGGCCTCTGGACCCTCAGCAGCAGAAAAAGCGGAAATGCCTCTTACTCCACTCTCGGGGTCCATGGGAGCGGGGAAGCCAGGGAAATGCTCTCCCTTGTAATGGCGGGGCTCGCAGCCCCTTCCTCGGGGATTCCGGGGGCCCCGGCAATTGCTCCCTGCAGTCCGCCCGCTGTACATGGTGAGCGCTTCTGCCGCCAGTGCGGGGGTAGCCTTACTCAGGGCGCTTTATTCTGCAGGCACTGCGGCAAGCCCATCGCGCCTGAAGGGGCAGAAAGAGCTTACTGCATTGCCTGCGGAGCCCTCCTCACCGCTCAGGCCCGGTTCTGCAAAAAATGCGGAAGCCCGGTATCATCCTGA
- a CDS encoding transaldolase family protein, giving the protein MDGEEAMMLCIDSADFEELRTSAAMPFIAGATTNPALIGKALGKEKVTIEELLAFLEKVRSLVNGHLFVQTLADDAAGIIKEARHIHEALKARCIIKIPATEEGLRALGMLETDGIATAATAVHTSTQAYLALLGGTRYVIPYYSRMETQGHQGLERIGDLLSLTAGTRGELLVASVKNAADVHHLLMAGVRCLTLPLAVIREMCQSPFTEKAVRDFSAKLSLIT; this is encoded by the coding sequence ATGGACGGTGAAGAGGCCATGATGCTCTGCATAGACTCAGCCGACTTCGAGGAGCTGCGCACCTCTGCGGCAATGCCCTTCATTGCCGGAGCCACTACCAACCCCGCCCTCATCGGGAAAGCCCTGGGGAAGGAAAAGGTCACTATTGAGGAGCTCCTGGCCTTTCTTGAAAAGGTCCGCTCCCTCGTGAATGGCCATCTTTTTGTGCAGACCCTGGCAGACGATGCAGCAGGAATCATAAAGGAAGCGCGGCATATCCATGAGGCACTGAAAGCCCGTTGCATCATCAAGATCCCTGCGACAGAAGAAGGGCTGAGGGCCCTCGGCATGCTTGAAACTGATGGCATCGCCACGGCGGCGACTGCCGTCCATACAAGCACGCAGGCATACCTTGCCCTCCTGGGAGGCACCCGGTATGTAATCCCTTATTATTCCAGGATGGAGACCCAGGGGCACCAGGGGCTCGAGAGAATAGGGGACCTTCTGTCACTCACGGCGGGCACCAGGGGAGAGCTCCTTGTAGCCTCGGTGAAAAATGCCGCCGATGTTCACCACCTGCTCATGGCAGGCGTGCGGTGCCTCACCCTCCCTCTCGCGGTGATAAGGGAGATGTGCCAGTCACCTTTTACGGAAAAAGCGGTAAGGGATTTCAGCGCGAAGCTCTCATTGATCACCTAG
- a CDS encoding protein-glutamine glutaminase family protein, translated as MAIIDRNVSETAHLPNLHTSPGKAPEAPPAGEQQKPDTDEKEPGASFSPGKELASEKKQGAKEQDGSLSDFSSTWKSALKPGAAAAPEAALSRGAPEAGEKNAKEAPAQLRQFQADLKKELGPRADVNLQMEGAAMAGKIPTTSELNDLYRQIRDDKSIPWEFLGEGCYARGHVAADRLMKAGVNVGKLFAKVDEKELDNPQSRLKAQNKVSKGSWWYHTAPFVMAKDDATGKVEGYVIDPSMNRERPMKAKEWVDAMWNKKFPIDVDVNHPDVYEPPGKGEPSGPAPFSSERFKSNIEHARLTNGDYTDVLAFEKEKYYKLHPPQ; from the coding sequence ATGGCCATTATTGACAGGAATGTCTCTGAAACCGCGCATCTGCCGAACCTGCACACCTCCCCGGGGAAAGCCCCGGAGGCCCCGCCTGCGGGGGAGCAGCAAAAGCCTGATACTGATGAAAAGGAGCCGGGAGCATCTTTTTCCCCGGGAAAAGAGCTTGCCTCTGAGAAGAAGCAGGGCGCCAAGGAGCAGGACGGCTCGCTTTCGGATTTTTCCTCCACGTGGAAAAGCGCCCTGAAGCCCGGAGCGGCCGCCGCCCCTGAAGCCGCACTTTCCCGGGGCGCTCCTGAGGCCGGCGAAAAAAATGCCAAGGAAGCGCCTGCCCAGCTCAGGCAGTTCCAGGCCGACCTCAAGAAGGAGCTCGGCCCCAGGGCCGACGTGAACCTCCAGATGGAAGGGGCGGCCATGGCGGGAAAAATCCCCACGACCTCGGAGCTCAATGATCTTTACCGCCAGATCCGCGACGACAAGTCCATTCCCTGGGAGTTCCTCGGAGAGGGATGCTACGCCAGGGGGCATGTGGCCGCCGACAGGCTTATGAAAGCCGGGGTGAACGTGGGGAAGCTCTTCGCCAAGGTGGACGAAAAAGAGCTCGACAATCCCCAGAGCCGCCTCAAAGCCCAGAACAAGGTCTCAAAAGGCTCCTGGTGGTATCACACGGCTCCTTTCGTGATGGCGAAAGATGATGCCACGGGGAAAGTGGAAGGCTACGTCATCGATCCCTCAATGAACAGGGAGCGCCCCATGAAGGCCAAGGAGTGGGTCGATGCCATGTGGAACAAGAAATTCCCCATCGACGTCGATGTGAACCATCCCGATGTCTATGAGCCTCCCGGCAAGGGAGAGCCCTCAGGCCCCGCGCCCTTCTCTTCTGAGCGCTTCAAAAGCAACATTGAGCACGCCAGGCTCACCAACGGCGATTACACCGATGTCCTGGCCTTTGAAAAGGAAAAATACTACAAGCTGCACCCGCCTCAATAA